In Stigmatopora nigra isolate UIUO_SnigA chromosome 2, RoL_Snig_1.1, whole genome shotgun sequence, a single window of DNA contains:
- the mterf2 gene encoding transcription termination factor 2, mitochondrial, with protein sequence MMLRLLATSSYRTTSLAGRLGLCATTTTPCENPETVDVLYRLSVDLQKVRKLKGWVLRQKPAYAEEAARLLTDLGASGSVVSRILTSHPEAVLCHPCQTLEQKTLWMSVCRHEKELVSVIERFPASFFTSCGHHDNQRENIAYFRSLNLNKRMIAKLMTGAPQNFGRPVEENREVVRGLQETFLELGGDQANAKVWLQKVLNQNPFVLLKAPRILKENVSFLRQLGFQRAELLLLLSKLKAFAAELQPEEVQRALAYSRDTLGCSEAELRGMVLLCPALLYFSRDVLAERFRGLLDAGVSVGQIARTPAVLELTPPIVQYRIQSLKGRGFDISAADLDILSGTKKDFEANFGKLRPRGERPLFNPVAPLPDH encoded by the coding sequence ATGATGTTGCGCCTCCTCGCCACCTCCTCGTACCGCACCACCTCGCTGGCGGGCCGCCTCGGGTTATGCGCCACGACGACGACCCCCTGTGAGAACCCGGAAACGGTAGACGTTCTCTACCGACTCTCTGTGGACCTCCAGAAAGTGCGGAAGCTCAAAGGCTGGGTCCTCCGCCAGAAGCCGGCCTACGCCGAGGAGGCGGCACGGCTCCTGACGGACCTTGGCGCCTCGGGATCCGTAGTCTCCCGCATCCTAACCAGTCACCCAGAAGCCGTGCTGTGCCACCCGTGTCAAACACTGGAGCAGAAAACGCTCTGGATGTCGGTCTGCCGCCACGAGAAAGAACTGGTCAGTGTCATTGAGAGGTTCCCGGCGTCCTTTTTCACCTCGTGTGGTCACCATGACAACCAACGAGAGAACATCGCCTACTTCCGAAGCCTGAATCTCAACAAGAGGATGATCGCTAAGCTCATGACCGGAGCTCCTCAGAACTTCGGCCGTCCCGTGGAGGAGAACCGGGAGGTGGTCCGCGGTCTTCAGGAGACTTTTCTGGAACTGGGAGGAGACCAGGCCAACGCCAAGGTCTGGCTTCAGAAAGTACTCAACCAGAACCCCTTCGTGCTCCTTAAAGCTCCCCGAATCCTGAAGGAGAACGTGAGCTTCCTCCGCCAACTGGGCTTCCAGAGGGCGGAGCTTCTGCTCCTCCTTTCCAAACTCAAAGCTTTTGCCGCCGAGCTCCAACCGGAAGAAGTGCAACGCGCCCTGGCCTACTCGCGGGACACTCTGGGCTGCTCGGAGGCGGAGCTTCGAGGAATGGTCCTCCTCTGCCCGGCGCTGCTCTACTTCAGCCGGGACGTTCTGGCCGAGCGATTCCGGGGGCTCTTGGACGCCGGCGTGAGCGTGGGGCAGAtcgcgcggacgcccgccgtcTTGgagctgaccccgcccatcgtCCAATATCGGATTCAGAGCCTGAAGGGGCGGGGCTTTGACATCAGCGCCGCCGACTTGGACATTCTGAGCGGTACGAAGAAGGACTTTGAAGCCAACTTTGGGAAATTGCGGCCACGGGGAGAGAGGCCGCTTTTCAACCCGGTGGCGCCCCTGCCGGACCATTGA
- the LOC144193422 gene encoding dihydrofolate reductase isoform X1, giving the protein MEDRLEVSEKPVRLIAAACKGGGIGKNGTLPWNLPCDYQYFLRQVTRVTKPGRFNLLVWGKLTWLSNPPSPFPIANVLNAVLSKTLQTVPDFAHFVCPDLDSAVLLAARPPLADLIETIWVVGGSRVYKAGLEHPWCDLVFLTDIMAEFDCDVFFPEVDTKVFQKQERFEGVPSGIQEENGIKYEFQVFKKKK; this is encoded by the exons ATGGAAGATCGCTTGGAAGTGTCGGAAAAACCGGTTCGCCTCATCGCAGCGGCATGCAAAGGCGGAGGAATCGGTAAAAACGGGACTCTGCCCTGGAATCTACC GTGTGATTACCAGTACTTTCTCCGCCAGGTTACACGTGTCACCAAACCAG gaagGTTCAATTTGTTGGTGTGGGGCAAATTGACGTGGTTATCCAACCCTCCAAGCCCATTCCCCATCGCTAATGTCTTGAACGCCGTACTGAGTAAAACACTGCA GACGGTTCCAGATTTTGCTCACTTTGTGTGCCCCGACTTGGACAGCGCCGTGCTTTTGGCCGCCCGGCCCCCCCTCGCTGACTTGATCGAGACCATTTGGGTCGTTGGGGGCTCTCGGGTCTACAAG GCGGGACTGGAGCATCCGTGGTGCGATTTGGTTTTTCTGACGGATATCATGGCTGAATTTGACTGTGACGTTTTCTTCCCCGAAGTGGACACAAAAGTCTTCCAAAAACAGGAAAG ATTTGAAGGCGTTCCAAGCGGAATCCAGGAAGAAAATGGCATTAAATATGAATTCCAAgtattcaagaagaaaaaatga
- the LOC144193422 gene encoding dihydrofolate reductase isoform X2, which yields MQRRRNRCDYQYFLRQVTRVTKPGRFNLLVWGKLTWLSNPPSPFPIANVLNAVLSKTLQTVPDFAHFVCPDLDSAVLLAARPPLADLIETIWVVGGSRVYKAGLEHPWCDLVFLTDIMAEFDCDVFFPEVDTKVFQKQERFEGVPSGIQEENGIKYEFQVFKKKK from the exons ATGCAAAGGCGGAGGAATCG GTGTGATTACCAGTACTTTCTCCGCCAGGTTACACGTGTCACCAAACCAG gaagGTTCAATTTGTTGGTGTGGGGCAAATTGACGTGGTTATCCAACCCTCCAAGCCCATTCCCCATCGCTAATGTCTTGAACGCCGTACTGAGTAAAACACTGCA GACGGTTCCAGATTTTGCTCACTTTGTGTGCCCCGACTTGGACAGCGCCGTGCTTTTGGCCGCCCGGCCCCCCCTCGCTGACTTGATCGAGACCATTTGGGTCGTTGGGGGCTCTCGGGTCTACAAG GCGGGACTGGAGCATCCGTGGTGCGATTTGGTTTTTCTGACGGATATCATGGCTGAATTTGACTGTGACGTTTTCTTCCCCGAAGTGGACACAAAAGTCTTCCAAAAACAGGAAAG ATTTGAAGGCGTTCCAAGCGGAATCCAGGAAGAAAATGGCATTAAATATGAATTCCAAgtattcaagaagaaaaaatga